The following proteins are co-located in the Micromonospora viridifaciens genome:
- a CDS encoding SCO5389 family protein, with the protein MSLTVPPALLEAAETGPVDDDAFVACVRDSLPYAWDTVSRVVADLESSDAEFADNVVPPPTEAERGQLLRALASDAIRASLERHFGVKLAFQNCHRVAAFRLGAVDSDTYRRFISTRGQLLNQSPELRDC; encoded by the coding sequence ATGTCTCTCACTGTGCCGCCTGCTCTGCTCGAAGCCGCCGAGACCGGCCCCGTGGACGACGACGCCTTCGTCGCCTGCGTCCGGGACTCCCTTCCGTACGCCTGGGACACCGTCAGTCGCGTGGTCGCCGACCTGGAATCGTCCGATGCCGAATTCGCCGACAACGTCGTACCACCGCCCACCGAGGCGGAGCGCGGGCAGTTGCTGCGCGCGCTGGCCAGCGACGCCATCCGGGCGAGCCTGGAGCGCCACTTCGGGGTGAAGCTGGCGTTCCAGAACTGCCACCGGGTGGCGGCGTTCCGGCTGGGCGCCGTGGACTCCGACACGTACCGCAGGTTCATCTCGACCCGGGGACAACTGCTCAACCAGTCACCAGAGCTGCGTGACTGCTGA
- a CDS encoding aminoglycoside phosphotransferase family protein, protein MRPGEIVVAVEQVRALIDEQFPEWSDLPIVPQPLNGTDNALFRLGDSLTARLPRAQWAVDQVATDATWLPRLAPHLPVPVPVPVAVGRPGGDYPWPWTVVPWLDGRNPEAGQDLVDLAVDLAGFVRAMIAIDPMGGPVKEGIQRGVPLVQRDELTRRSIAALGDRIDGRAVTAAWDEAMAADEWPGPPVWLHGDLLEGNLLVDRGRLTGVIDFGGLGRGDPAVEVRPGWSLFDARARAAYREALGFDEATWVRGWAWMLSGSLYWLADLWDSISEDDREDTIRYIDYIVRHRHD, encoded by the coding sequence ATGCGCCCTGGAGAGATCGTCGTCGCTGTCGAGCAGGTACGCGCACTGATCGACGAGCAGTTCCCCGAATGGTCGGACCTGCCGATCGTTCCGCAGCCGTTGAACGGCACCGACAACGCGCTGTTCCGGCTGGGTGATTCCCTGACGGCACGGCTGCCACGGGCGCAGTGGGCGGTCGACCAGGTAGCGACCGACGCGACCTGGCTGCCGCGGCTGGCACCGCATCTTCCGGTGCCGGTGCCGGTGCCGGTCGCGGTCGGCCGGCCGGGCGGGGACTATCCGTGGCCGTGGACGGTCGTCCCGTGGCTGGACGGGCGCAATCCGGAAGCCGGGCAGGACCTCGTCGACCTCGCCGTCGACCTCGCCGGCTTCGTGCGCGCGATGATCGCGATCGACCCGATGGGCGGGCCGGTCAAGGAGGGGATTCAGCGCGGCGTACCTCTGGTGCAGCGGGACGAGCTGACCCGCCGGTCGATCGCGGCGCTGGGCGACCGGATCGACGGGCGGGCGGTGACCGCGGCGTGGGACGAGGCGATGGCGGCGGACGAGTGGCCCGGACCGCCGGTATGGCTGCACGGTGATCTCCTGGAAGGCAACCTGCTGGTCGACCGGGGCAGGCTCACCGGGGTGATCGACTTCGGCGGTCTCGGCCGCGGCGATCCGGCGGTCGAGGTGCGGCCGGGCTGGAGCCTGTTCGATGCCCGCGCGCGGGCCGCCTACCGGGAGGCGCTCGGGTTCGACGAGGCGACCTGGGTGCGCGGGTGGGCCTGGATGCTGTCGGGCTCGCTCTACTGGCTGGCGGACCTGTGGGACTCGATCAGCGAGGACGACCGCGAGGACACGATCCGCTACATCGACTACATCGTGCGTCACCGCCACGACTGA
- a CDS encoding DUF2277 domain-containing protein has translation MCRNIRVLHNFEPPATDDEIEAAAIQYVRKVSGTTRPSAANEEAFGDAIRAVTAATRALLDSLVTKAPPRNREVEAAKAKARAAERYGLRGAASG, from the coding sequence ATGTGCAGGAACATACGCGTGCTCCACAACTTCGAGCCGCCCGCAACCGACGATGAGATCGAGGCTGCCGCCATCCAATACGTGCGCAAGGTCAGCGGCACGACACGGCCGTCCGCAGCCAACGAGGAGGCGTTCGGCGATGCGATCCGCGCTGTCACGGCGGCCACCCGAGCACTACTGGACAGCCTCGTGACGAAGGCGCCTCCCCGCAACCGCGAGGTGGAGGCCGCAAAGGCCAAGGCGCGCGCGGCCGAACGGTACGGTCTTCGAGGAGCAGCCTCGGGCTGA
- a CDS encoding ThuA domain-containing protein: MDSGRTRQALVVRGGWEGHSPVEATERFIPFLEEHGYAVEVHESPEVYADGEKLAATDLVVQCYTQGVATDEQILGLSVAVAGGTGLAGWHGGICDSFRGSPDYLHLTGGQWAAHPGGFVEYEVAVVPERRGHQIVEGLDRWELNTEQYWVLTDELNDVLATTTFGVRDDTPWREELTCPAVWTRQWGKGRVFVSTIGHKLEDLDHPDVRTLTERGLLWASR; encoded by the coding sequence ATGGACAGTGGGCGCACCCGTCAGGCCCTGGTCGTCCGGGGTGGCTGGGAGGGGCACAGCCCGGTCGAGGCGACCGAGAGGTTCATCCCGTTCCTCGAGGAGCACGGCTACGCCGTCGAGGTGCACGAGAGCCCCGAGGTGTACGCCGACGGCGAGAAGCTCGCCGCGACCGATCTCGTCGTGCAGTGCTACACCCAGGGCGTCGCCACCGACGAACAGATACTCGGGCTGTCCGTCGCGGTCGCGGGCGGCACCGGTCTCGCCGGCTGGCACGGTGGCATCTGCGACTCCTTTCGCGGCTCGCCCGACTACCTACATCTCACGGGCGGGCAATGGGCCGCGCACCCCGGCGGCTTCGTCGAGTACGAGGTGGCCGTCGTGCCGGAGCGGCGCGGGCATCAGATCGTCGAGGGCCTGGACCGCTGGGAGCTGAACACCGAGCAGTACTGGGTGCTCACCGACGAGCTGAACGACGTGCTCGCCACGACCACGTTCGGCGTGCGTGACGACACCCCGTGGCGGGAGGAGCTGACCTGCCCCGCGGTCTGGACCCGCCAGTGGGGGAAGGGCAGGGTCTTCGTCTCGACGATCGGCCACAAGCTGGAGGACCTCGACCACCCGGATGTGAGGACGCTGACCGAGCGGGGTCTGCTGTGGGCGAGCCGCTGA